The Sphaeramia orbicularis chromosome 16, fSphaOr1.1, whole genome shotgun sequence genome window below encodes:
- the wnt4b gene encoding wingless-type MMTV integration site family, member 4b: MPTVSTVNLTAPLLLLLWVTHPTMATNWLSLARLPRSRPVSGAAPCARLRGLTPGQVGVCRARGEVMESVRKAAEMVIEECQHQFRNRRWNCSTTPRGINVFGRVMNQGTREAAFVHALSSAAVAVAVTRACTRGELERCGCDRKVRGVSPEGFQWSGCSDNLSYGVAFSQTFVDEPERAKGLSAGRPLMNLHNNEAGRKAILHNMQVECKCHGVSGSCELRTCWKVMPPFRRVGVVLKERFDGATEVRLTRIGSRTALLPRDPQVKPPAARDLVYLAPSPDFCHLDPDNGIPGTAGRRCNGTSRLAPDGCELVCCGPGYRAGRAEVVQRCSCKFSWCCSVRCQQCKNTVTIHTCRV; this comes from the exons ATGCCAACTGTCTCCACTGTCAATCTAACGGCACCACTCCTCCTGTTGCTATGGGTAACCCACCCTACCATGGCAACCAACTGGCT CTCACTAGCGAGGCTTCCTCGCTCCAGGCCTGTGTCCGGTGCTGCCCCATGTGCGCGGCTGAGGGGGCTGACCCCAGGGCAGGTGGGAGTGTGCAGGGCGCGGGGGGAGGTCATGGAGTCTGTACGCAAGGCAGCCGAGATGGTCATAGAAGAG TGCCAGCACCAGTTCAGGAATCGTCGCTGGAACTGTTCAACCACCCCACGAGGGATCAATGTATTTGGCAGAGTTATGAACCAAG GCACTCGTGAGGCAGCCTTTGTGCATGCTTTGTCCTCGGCAGCCGTGGCAGTGGCTGTGACCCGAGCCTGCACCCGCGGGGAGCTGGAGAGGTGTGGCTGTGACAGGAAGGTCAGGGGGGTCAGCCCTGAGG GTTTCCAGTGGTCAGGGTGCAGTGACAACCTGTCCTATGGTGTGGCTTTCTCCCAGACCTTTGTGGATGAACCGGAACGAGCCAAGGGGCTGTCAGCTGGGCGGCCGCTTATGAACCTCCATAACAACGAGGCTGGTCGAAAG GCCATCCTTCACAACATGCAGGTGGAGTGTAAGTGTCATGGCGTCTCTGGCTCCTGTGAATTAAGGACCTGCTGGAAGGTCATGCCTCCATTCAGGCGTGTTGGCGTTGTGCTCAAGGAACGCTTTGATGGAGCCACAGAG GTTCGTCTGACACGTATTGGCTCAAGGACAGCCTTGCTCCCCCGTGACCCTCAGGTCAAACCCCCTGCTGCCAGGGACCTTGTCTACCTTGCACCCTCTCCAGATTTCTGTCATCTTGACCCTGATAATGGTATCCCTGGGACGGCTGGTAGGAGATGTAATG GAACCTCTCGGCTGGCACCAGACGGCTGTGAGCTGGTGTGCTGTGGACCTGGGTACAGAGCGGGCCGGGCTGAGGTAGTTCAACGCTGTTCCTGCAAGTTCTCCTGGTGTTGCTCAGTCCGCTGCCAGCAGTGCAAGAACACAGTCACTATTCACACCTGCAGAGTGTAG
- the mlf2 gene encoding myeloid leukemia factor 2 isoform X2 gives MFRFLNDVDEDPFMMDPFAAHRHQMRSLFGMDPFALTPQMQPHRAPRQQALTPFGMMGMGGGFMDMFGMMGEMMGNMERMSGSPNCQTFSSSTVISYSSSDSGAPKVYQQTSETRRGPGGIRETRQSLRDSESGLERLAIGHHIGDRAHIMERSRNRRTGDREERQDFINLDESEAAAFDEEFRREAGRYVPPNMRGLEYGRDRRAGGQQLALTAPPSATSPSGHRHESPRHRQPHTRPRYDW, from the exons ATGTTTCGGTTCCTGAATGACGTTGATGAAGACCCCTTCATGAT GGATCCATTTGCAGCTCATAGGCACCAAATGAGGAGTCTGTTTGGTATGGATCCTTTTGCCCTTACTCCCCAGATGCAGCCGCACCGTGCACCACGCCAGCAGG CATTGACCCCCTTTGGCATGATGGGAATG GGTGGAGGGTTCATGGATATGTTTGGCATGATGGGAGAAATGATGGGAAACATG gaacGGATGTCTGGTTCACCCAACTGTCAGACTTTTTCTTCTTCAACAGTGATCTCATACTCCTCCTCAGACTCGGGAGCTCCTAAAGTATATCAGCAAACCAGTGAAACAAGAAGAGGCCCTGGAGGG ATTCGTGAGACACGGCAGTCGCTAAGAGATAGCGAGAGTGGTTTAGAGCGGCTTGCCATTGGACACCACATTGGAGATCGTGCTCACATAATGGAGCGTTCACGAAATCGTCGTACGGGAGATCGTGAAGAGCGACAAGACTTCATTAATCTTGATGAAA GTGAGGCTGCAGCGTTTGATGAGGAGTTTAGGAGGGAGGCAGGAAGATATGTTCCTCCAAACATGAGGGGGCTGGAATATGGCCGAGATCGACGGGCAGGAGGCCAGCAGCTGGCTCTTACTGCCCCACCCAGTGCAACATCCCCTTCAGGCCACCGGCATGAGTCTCCTAGACACCGTCAGCCTCACACTCGTCCACGTTATGACTGGTGA
- the mlf2 gene encoding myeloid leukemia factor 2 isoform X1 gives MFRFLNDVDEDPFMMDPFAAHRHQMRSLFGMDPFALTPQMQPHRAPRQQAGPLTPFGMMGMGGGFMDMFGMMGEMMGNMERMSGSPNCQTFSSSTVISYSSSDSGAPKVYQQTSETRRGPGGIRETRQSLRDSESGLERLAIGHHIGDRAHIMERSRNRRTGDREERQDFINLDESEAAAFDEEFRREAGRYVPPNMRGLEYGRDRRAGGQQLALTAPPSATSPSGHRHESPRHRQPHTRPRYDW, from the exons ATGTTTCGGTTCCTGAATGACGTTGATGAAGACCCCTTCATGAT GGATCCATTTGCAGCTCATAGGCACCAAATGAGGAGTCTGTTTGGTATGGATCCTTTTGCCCTTACTCCCCAGATGCAGCCGCACCGTGCACCACGCCAGCAG GCTGGTCCATTGACCCCCTTTGGCATGATGGGAATG GGTGGAGGGTTCATGGATATGTTTGGCATGATGGGAGAAATGATGGGAAACATG gaacGGATGTCTGGTTCACCCAACTGTCAGACTTTTTCTTCTTCAACAGTGATCTCATACTCCTCCTCAGACTCGGGAGCTCCTAAAGTATATCAGCAAACCAGTGAAACAAGAAGAGGCCCTGGAGGG ATTCGTGAGACACGGCAGTCGCTAAGAGATAGCGAGAGTGGTTTAGAGCGGCTTGCCATTGGACACCACATTGGAGATCGTGCTCACATAATGGAGCGTTCACGAAATCGTCGTACGGGAGATCGTGAAGAGCGACAAGACTTCATTAATCTTGATGAAA GTGAGGCTGCAGCGTTTGATGAGGAGTTTAGGAGGGAGGCAGGAAGATATGTTCCTCCAAACATGAGGGGGCTGGAATATGGCCGAGATCGACGGGCAGGAGGCCAGCAGCTGGCTCTTACTGCCCCACCCAGTGCAACATCCCCTTCAGGCCACCGGCATGAGTCTCCTAGACACCGTCAGCCTCACACTCGTCCACGTTATGACTGGTGA
- the cdc42l gene encoding cell division cycle 42, like produces MQTIKCVVVGDGAVGKTCLLISYTTNKFPSEYVPTVFDNYAVTVMIGGEPYTLGLFDTAGQEDYDRLRPLSYPQTDVFLVCFSVVSPSSFENVKEKWVPEISHHCPQTPFLLVGTQVDLREDSNTIEKLAKNKQRPLYPESGEKLARELRAVKYVECSALTQRGLKNVFDEAILAALEPPETKPKKRCVLL; encoded by the exons ATGCAGACAATAAAATGTGTGGTGGTAGGGGATGGTGCGGTAGGAAAAACCTGCTTATTAATCTCCTACACAACCAACAAGTTTCCGTCAGAATATGTGCCAACG GTTTTTGACAATTATGCAGTGACTGTGATGATTGGGGGGGAGCCCTACACACTTGGCCTGTTTGACACAGCTG GTCAGGAGGATTATGACAGGCTGCGTCCTCTCAGCTATCCACAGACAGATGTGTTCCTTGTATGTTTCTCAGTTGTCTCCCCCTCATCATTtgaaaatgtcaaagaaaag tgggtTCCTGAGATTTCTCACCACTGCCCTCAGACACCCTTCCTGTTAGTGGGTACTCAGGTGGATTTGAGGGAAGACAGTAACACGATTGAGAAACTTGCAAAGAACAAACAGCGTCCCCTGTATCCTGAGAGTGGAGAGAAGCTTGCTCGTGAGCTCAGGGCTGTTAAATATGTGGAGTGCTCTGCTCTCACACAA CGAGGACTTAAGAATGTGTTTGATGAGGCCATTTTGGCAGCCTTGGAGCCCCCTGAGACCAAACCCAAGAAGAGGTGTGTTCTGCTATAG